A stretch of the Pongo pygmaeus isolate AG05252 chromosome 16, NHGRI_mPonPyg2-v2.0_pri, whole genome shotgun sequence genome encodes the following:
- the LOC129014273 gene encoding cancer/testis antigen 62 has translation MMHTTSYRRLSPPHLTDQPSAYSHTHRTFSHFSCGSQPAAQRLHVELWNADLQSEFPCPCLGLTLYLTCNPQLGKRKFCSHSSEDMSKMVSRRNVKDSHEVSGSLQATLQVISFSFPFLLHSCSHPLSHPTTGQRR, from the exons ATGATGCATACGACATCCTATAGAAGACTGTCACCGCCCCACCTCACTGATCAGCCCTCTGCCTACAGCCACACCCACAGAACATTCAGCCATTTCTCGTGTGGTTCCCAGCCTGCAGCACAGCGTCTGCACGTG gaACTCTGGAATGCTGACCTACAGTCTGAGTTCCCGTGCCCTTGCCTGGGGCTGACTCTCTACTTGACCTGTAACCCACAACTGGGCAAAAGAAAATTCTGCAGCCATAGCTCTGAGGACATGAGCAAAATGGTTTCCAGACGGAATGTCAAGGATTCCCATGAAGTGTCAGGGAGTCTTCAGGCCACACTTCAGGTtatctccttctctttcccttttctgcTTCACTCTTGCTCTCATCCTCTTTCTCACCCCACAACTGGTCAGAGGAGATAA